A window of Thermosynechococcus sp. NK55a contains these coding sequences:
- a CDS encoding RNA-binding protein RbpB encodes MSIYVGNLSYTATQEDLEAVFAEYGSVKQVYLPVDRETGRKRGFGFVEMSSDAEEDAAIADLDGAEWMGRQLKVNKARPREAMGGGNNRYSRNR; translated from the coding sequence ATGTCTATTTATGTCGGCAACCTTTCCTACACGGCTACCCAGGAAGACCTAGAGGCCGTTTTTGCCGAGTACGGTTCCGTCAAACAAGTCTATTTACCCGTAGATCGGGAAACAGGCCGTAAGCGGGGGTTTGGTTTTGTAGAAATGTCCAGCGATGCTGAAGAAGACGCGGCGATCGCCGATCTCGACGGTGCCGAGTGGATGGGACGGCAACTCAAAGTCAACAAAGCACGTCCCCGCGAAGCCATGGGCGGTGGCAACAATCGTTATTCCCGTAATCGCTAA
- the mnmA gene encoding tRNA 2-thiouridine(34) synthase MnmA gives MSDLPAVVVGLSGGVDSSVAIASLKAQGYPVVGLTLWLMKGKGQCCSEGLVDAARLCEELGVPHHIVDSRELFEKYIVNYLISGYASGVTPLPCSQCNRLVKFGPMLAYSREQLGIDYIATGHYAQVKYNPTSDRYELWRAVDRHKDQSYFLYDLPQEILAHVLFPLGQQTKAETRSLAAQYGLHTASKPESQDLCLIEAHGSMRQFLDRYLPSQRGEIVDVHGRVLGYHQGIHHYTIGQRKGLGIAAPEPLYVVAVDREHNRVIVGDRTTAVRRECTVAQVNWVSIPPPKEPMTATVQIRYRTPPVPVTIIPDANAEQVQLEFAEPQFGVTPGQAAVWYAGDRLLGGGIIQPFATPTPHPLEATATHV, from the coding sequence ATGTCCGACTTACCGGCGGTTGTTGTCGGCCTTTCCGGCGGTGTGGATAGTTCCGTTGCCATTGCCAGCCTCAAAGCGCAAGGGTACCCCGTTGTGGGTCTGACGCTCTGGCTGATGAAGGGGAAGGGGCAGTGCTGCTCTGAGGGGCTAGTGGATGCGGCGCGCCTTTGTGAGGAGCTGGGAGTCCCTCACCACATCGTGGATAGCCGCGAACTTTTTGAGAAATATATTGTGAACTATCTGATCAGTGGTTATGCCAGTGGGGTTACACCGCTACCCTGTTCCCAATGCAACCGTTTGGTGAAGTTTGGACCGATGCTGGCCTATAGCCGGGAGCAACTGGGGATTGACTACATTGCTACGGGTCACTATGCCCAAGTGAAATACAATCCCACCAGCGATCGCTATGAACTGTGGCGAGCTGTGGATCGTCATAAGGATCAAAGTTACTTTCTCTATGATCTGCCCCAAGAGATTCTAGCTCATGTGCTTTTCCCCCTCGGTCAGCAAACCAAGGCCGAGACCCGTTCCCTTGCGGCGCAGTATGGTCTGCACACGGCCAGTAAGCCGGAAAGCCAAGATCTCTGCCTGATTGAAGCCCATGGATCCATGCGCCAATTCTTGGATCGGTATCTGCCCAGTCAGCGGGGGGAGATTGTGGATGTCCATGGACGGGTGCTGGGGTACCATCAGGGGATTCACCACTATACGATTGGCCAGCGCAAAGGCTTGGGAATCGCCGCACCTGAGCCCCTGTATGTGGTGGCTGTGGATCGGGAACACAATCGTGTTATTGTGGGCGATCGCACCACCGCCGTCCGGCGTGAGTGTACCGTGGCACAGGTGAACTGGGTCTCGATACCACCTCCTAAAGAACCGATGACAGCCACAGTGCAAATTCGCTATCGCACCCCCCCTGTGCCGGTGACTATCATTCCCGACGCCAATGCTGAACAGGTACAATTGGAGTTTGCTGAACCGCAATTTGGGGTAACGCCGGGGCAAGCGGCGGTTTGGTATGCGGGCGATCGCCTGTTGGGGGGCGGTATTATCCAGCCCTTTGCAACACCGACACCGCACCCCCTAGAAGCAACAGCCACCCACGTTTGA
- a CDS encoding DNA-directed RNA polymerase subunit omega — MQKRLHYSSLEINRRAEELIKHSANRYRITVQIANRAKQRRGLEASEDLDDLPLKPVIRAIIEMSDEIAQPELLADS, encoded by the coding sequence ATGCAAAAGCGCCTTCATTACTCCTCTTTGGAAATTAACCGTCGGGCGGAAGAGTTGATTAAGCACTCCGCCAATCGCTATCGGATTACCGTGCAAATTGCCAACCGGGCTAAACAGCGGCGGGGGCTAGAGGCCAGTGAAGATTTGGATGATCTGCCCCTAAAGCCGGTGATCCGTGCCATTATTGAAATGTCTGATGAAATTGCCCAGCCGGAGTTGCTGGCAGATTCCTAG